A stretch of the Serratia marcescens genome encodes the following:
- a CDS encoding MarR family winged helix-turn-helix transcriptional regulator translates to MKKDHPEDVTLLRTQLMSLVRRMRRESRSDEKSWAQLMLLGAIDRHGGEATPSLLAESERMRSSNLAAALRELEADGLLVRTPDAEDKRRVRVRLTPAGLGLLQQSRSRREAWLLAAMESCLSEREQALLIEAGALMARLAAAPSTETE, encoded by the coding sequence ATGAAAAAAGATCACCCTGAAGACGTGACGCTGCTGCGCACGCAGTTAATGTCGCTGGTGCGCCGTATGCGGCGCGAGTCGCGCAGCGACGAAAAATCCTGGGCCCAGCTGATGCTGTTGGGGGCTATCGATCGCCACGGCGGCGAGGCGACGCCGTCGCTGCTGGCGGAATCGGAGCGCATGCGCTCCTCTAACCTGGCGGCCGCGTTGCGTGAGCTGGAGGCCGATGGGCTGCTGGTGCGCACGCCGGATGCCGAAGACAAACGCCGGGTGCGGGTGCGCCTGACGCCCGCCGGGCTGGGCCTGCTGCAGCAAAGCCGCAGCCGGCGCGAGGCTTGGCTGCTGGCGGCGATGGAGAGCTGCCTAAGTGAGCGCGAGCAGGCGCTGTTGATTGAGGCGGGCGCGTTGATGGCGCGGCTGGCGGCGGCGCCGTCAACGGAAACGGAATAA
- a CDS encoding YjcB family protein: MSTIATGLVMMRWELLSAVMMFFASQLNVVCRNTSRNGMAFMFSSLGLFTACWFVMGLMGIHLTLEAFTQFWSSAWDRYVDVVSTMPVDWPMP, from the coding sequence ATGAGTACCATTGCCACCGGTTTAGTCATGATGCGCTGGGAGTTGCTGAGCGCCGTGATGATGTTCTTCGCCAGCCAGTTAAACGTCGTTTGCCGTAATACCAGCCGCAACGGCATGGCGTTCATGTTCAGCAGCCTGGGCCTATTTACCGCCTGCTGGTTCGTGATGGGCCTGATGGGCATCCACCTGACCCTGGAAGCCTTCACCCAATTCTGGTCTTCGGCCTGGGATCGCTACGTGGACGTGGTCAGCACCATGCCAGTCGATTGGCCGATGCCGTAA
- the mrdA gene encoding penicillin-binding protein 2 — MALLKEKIRDHSAEERLFIRRAGVALALVAVCFGALIVNLYRLQIRQHGFYQTRSNQNDIKMLPIAPSRGLIFDRNGIPLVRNVTLYRIEITPSKISDMAALLQALTPIVDLTPEDISAFRDDMHHNSRYKPVTLKAGLSDTEVARFAVNQYRFDGVTIDTYQQREYPYGAQLAHVLGYVSKINDSDLKRLDKAGLSENYAADRNIGKQGIEAYYESELHGTTGYQEVEVDNHGRVIRLLKEQPPKAGKNIYLTLDLPLQQYIESVLKGQRAAVVVEDPRDGGILAMVSSPSYDPNPFVKGIGYQAYKALLTNPDLPLINRVTQGLYPPASTVKPYMAVSALFAGVITPTTTFFGAPTWTLPGTERRYRDWLKTGHGMLNVTKAIEESADTFFYQVAYEMGIDRIHHWLSQFGYGQSTGIDLNEEYRGVLPSRDWKLKVHKKGWYQGDTVSVGIGQGYWVATPIQMVKALTTLINNGQVKTPHLLYSLQQGNRVTRYQPPAQAAQIGDPHSPYWGIVRNGMYGMANLPNGTGYKLFHTAPYQIAAKSGTSQVFSLKQNQTYNAKMIPVRLRDHIFYTLFAPYKTPRVAMALILENGGGDGVVAGPTARAILDHIFDPANAPQPGDQVQSKPQLNDSADVQR; from the coding sequence ATGGCCCTGTTAAAAGAAAAGATTCGCGACCACTCTGCGGAAGAAAGGCTGTTTATCCGCCGGGCAGGCGTGGCGCTGGCGCTGGTGGCGGTTTGTTTTGGCGCGCTGATCGTCAACCTCTATCGGTTGCAAATCCGCCAGCACGGCTTTTACCAGACGCGCTCCAATCAGAACGACATCAAGATGCTGCCGATCGCCCCCAGCCGCGGGCTGATCTTCGATCGCAATGGCATTCCGCTGGTGCGAAACGTGACACTGTATCGTATTGAGATCACGCCCAGCAAAATCTCCGACATGGCGGCGCTGCTACAGGCGCTGACGCCAATCGTCGACCTGACGCCGGAAGACATCAGCGCGTTTCGCGACGACATGCACCACAACAGCCGCTACAAGCCGGTGACGCTCAAAGCCGGGCTGAGCGACACCGAGGTGGCGCGCTTTGCCGTCAATCAATACCGTTTCGACGGGGTGACGATCGATACCTATCAACAGCGTGAATATCCTTACGGCGCCCAGCTGGCGCACGTGCTGGGCTATGTGTCGAAGATCAACGACAGCGATCTCAAACGCCTGGACAAGGCCGGGCTGAGCGAGAACTATGCCGCCGACCGCAACATCGGCAAACAGGGCATCGAGGCCTATTACGAGTCCGAACTGCACGGCACCACCGGCTATCAGGAGGTGGAGGTGGATAACCACGGGCGCGTGATCCGCCTCCTGAAGGAGCAGCCGCCGAAGGCCGGCAAAAACATCTATCTGACGCTGGATCTGCCGTTGCAGCAGTACATCGAATCGGTGCTGAAGGGGCAGCGCGCCGCGGTGGTGGTCGAAGATCCGCGCGACGGCGGCATCCTGGCGATGGTCTCCAGCCCCAGCTACGATCCCAATCCTTTCGTCAAAGGCATCGGCTATCAGGCCTATAAGGCGCTGCTGACCAACCCGGATTTGCCGCTGATCAACCGCGTCACTCAGGGCTTGTACCCGCCGGCGTCGACGGTGAAGCCCTACATGGCCGTTTCGGCGCTGTTCGCCGGCGTGATCACGCCCACCACCACCTTTTTCGGCGCGCCGACCTGGACGCTGCCCGGCACCGAGCGCCGCTACCGCGACTGGCTGAAAACCGGCCACGGCATGCTCAACGTCACCAAAGCGATCGAGGAGTCCGCCGACACCTTCTTTTATCAGGTGGCATATGAAATGGGCATCGATCGTATCCACCACTGGCTGAGCCAGTTCGGCTACGGCCAGTCCACCGGCATCGATCTGAACGAAGAGTACCGCGGCGTACTGCCGAGCCGCGACTGGAAGCTGAAGGTGCACAAAAAGGGCTGGTATCAGGGGGATACGGTTTCGGTAGGCATCGGCCAGGGATATTGGGTGGCGACGCCGATCCAGATGGTGAAAGCGCTGACCACGCTGATCAATAACGGCCAGGTGAAAACGCCGCATCTGCTGTATTCGCTGCAGCAGGGCAACCGGGTGACGCGCTACCAGCCGCCTGCGCAAGCGGCGCAGATCGGCGATCCCCACTCACCTTATTGGGGCATTGTGCGCAACGGCATGTACGGCATGGCCAACTTGCCGAACGGCACAGGTTACAAACTGTTCCACACCGCGCCGTATCAGATTGCCGCCAAATCCGGCACCTCGCAGGTGTTCAGCCTGAAGCAAAACCAGACCTACAACGCCAAAATGATCCCGGTGCGGCTGCGCGATCACATCTTCTATACGCTGTTCGCGCCTTACAAAACCCCCCGGGTGGCGATGGCGCTGATCCTGGAAAACGGCGGCGGCGACGGCGTGGTGGCGGGGCCGACCGCGCGCGCGATCCTCGACCACATTTTTGACCCGGCCAACGCGCCGCAGCCCGGCGATCAGGTGCAAAGTAAACCGCAGTTAAACGACAGTGCGGATGTGCAACGGTGA
- a CDS encoding penicillin-binding transpeptidase domain-containing protein produces the protein MAPSTKKSGKTYSTVRFGWICAGMLVCFFLLAFRVGYLQLLEHQQLADQADQRSIRTQVVPTNRAMITDRNDEALAVSVSSKDIVLDPKHILDTQTDTGNERWQSMANVLKIPLADVQHLIQSNAHKRFVYLARKVEDDNAAYISKLHLTGVSTEQDFSRFYPMGQDAAGLIGIVGQDNQGLEGIELGFNPLLQGKNGLRVYQKDGSGAVIGVLKSVDPVPPPNVTLSIDKFIQYVLYAQIRDGVVANQADSGCAVLVKIDTGEILGMASYPSFNPNNYGSTPAKDIRNVCSSDSFEPGSTVKPVVVMVGLEHKLIRPDTVLDTTPYRVNGHLIKDVGHWSKLTITGVLQKSSDIAVSHIALALPATVLPAVYRSFGLGRPTELGIGNESSGYLPQHRERWADIERATFSFGYGLRVTPLQMAREYAAIGSFGIYRPLSITKVTPPVMGQRILPADTVRSVVHMMESDALPGGSGVSAAVPGYRLAIKTGTAEKMGPSGKYDGGYINYTAGVAPASDPQVALVVMVNNPKAGKHFGGSVAGPVFGKIMAQVLEHMNILPDAQPLNVVSSVKG, from the coding sequence GTGGCGCCATCGACCAAAAAAAGCGGTAAAACCTATTCTACAGTTCGTTTCGGCTGGATTTGCGCCGGCATGCTGGTCTGTTTTTTTCTGTTGGCGTTCAGGGTCGGCTATCTGCAGCTGCTGGAACACCAGCAACTGGCGGATCAGGCTGACCAGCGCTCGATCCGCACCCAGGTGGTGCCGACCAACCGCGCCATGATCACCGATCGCAATGACGAGGCGCTGGCGGTCAGCGTGTCGTCCAAAGACATCGTGCTGGATCCGAAACACATTCTCGATACCCAGACCGACACCGGTAACGAGCGCTGGCAGAGCATGGCCAACGTGCTGAAGATCCCGCTGGCGGACGTGCAGCATCTGATCCAAAGCAACGCGCATAAGCGTTTCGTCTATCTGGCGCGCAAGGTGGAGGACGACAACGCCGCCTATATCAGCAAACTGCACCTGACCGGCGTCAGCACCGAGCAGGATTTCAGCCGCTTTTATCCGATGGGCCAGGACGCCGCCGGGCTGATCGGCATCGTCGGCCAGGACAATCAGGGTCTGGAGGGCATCGAGCTGGGCTTCAACCCGCTGTTGCAGGGCAAAAACGGCCTGCGGGTCTATCAGAAGGACGGCAGCGGCGCGGTGATCGGCGTGCTAAAAAGCGTGGATCCGGTGCCGCCGCCGAACGTGACGCTCAGCATCGACAAATTTATCCAGTACGTGCTCTATGCGCAGATCCGCGACGGCGTGGTGGCCAACCAGGCCGACTCCGGCTGTGCGGTACTGGTCAAGATCGACACCGGCGAGATCCTCGGCATGGCCAGCTACCCGTCGTTCAACCCGAACAACTATGGCAGCACCCCGGCGAAAGACATTCGCAACGTGTGCAGCAGCGACAGCTTCGAACCGGGCTCGACGGTGAAACCGGTGGTGGTGATGGTGGGGCTGGAGCATAAGTTGATCCGGCCGGATACGGTGCTGGACACCACGCCGTATCGGGTGAACGGTCACCTGATCAAAGACGTCGGCCACTGGTCGAAGCTGACCATCACCGGCGTGCTGCAAAAATCGAGCGACATCGCAGTATCGCACATTGCGCTGGCGCTGCCGGCCACGGTGCTGCCGGCGGTCTATCGCAGCTTTGGCCTGGGGCGGCCGACGGAGCTTGGCATCGGCAACGAGAGCAGCGGCTACCTGCCGCAGCACCGCGAACGCTGGGCCGATATCGAACGCGCTACCTTCTCCTTCGGCTATGGGCTGCGCGTGACGCCGCTGCAGATGGCGCGCGAGTACGCCGCTATCGGTTCCTTCGGCATTTATCGGCCGCTGTCGATCACCAAGGTGACGCCGCCGGTGATGGGGCAACGTATTCTGCCGGCGGATACGGTACGGTCCGTGGTGCATATGATGGAGAGCGACGCCTTGCCGGGCGGCAGCGGGGTAAGCGCCGCGGTGCCGGGTTACCGGCTGGCGATCAAAACAGGTACCGCCGAGAAAATGGGCCCGAGCGGCAAATACGACGGCGGCTACATCAACTACACCGCCGGCGTGGCGCCGGCCAGCGATCCGCAGGTGGCGCTGGTGGTGATGGTCAACAACCCGAAAGCCGGCAAGCACTTCGGCGGTTCGGTGGCCGGGCCGGTGTTCGGCAAGATTATGGCCCAGGTGCTGGAGCACATGAATATTCTGCCGGACGCCCAGCCGCTTAACGTGGTGTCGTCGGTCAAGGGGTGA
- a CDS encoding SRPBCC family protein, translating to MLSAQTLHVTINHPCDEVYAFLSQPKNFPLWAKGLANSLRREDEDWVADTPQGRIHIRFSAPNAFGVLDHWVTLPDGGVVYVPLRALANRRGTEVIFTLFRQPDMDDALFARDAGLVNADLQALKHYLEPS from the coding sequence ATGCTGAGCGCACAAACGCTGCATGTTACCATCAACCACCCTTGTGACGAGGTGTATGCCTTTCTCAGCCAGCCGAAAAACTTCCCCTTGTGGGCCAAAGGGTTAGCCAACAGCTTGCGGCGAGAAGATGAAGACTGGGTGGCGGACACCCCGCAGGGGCGGATCCACATTCGCTTCAGCGCGCCAAATGCCTTCGGCGTGCTGGATCATTGGGTGACGCTGCCGGACGGCGGTGTGGTCTACGTGCCGCTGCGCGCGCTCGCCAACCGGCGCGGCACAGAGGTGATCTTCACCCTGTTCCGCCAACCGGATATGGACGATGCGCTGTTCGCCCGCGACGCCGGGCTGGTGAACGCCGATCTGCAGGCGCTGAAGCATTACCTTGAGCCCAGCTAA
- a CDS encoding methyl-accepting chemotaxis protein yields the protein MGLLSGVICVIALFSLLQLFSTVFISNILRDAKVNLVAGDALHRQQATMDRARLSLLTASDSLNRAGIYYLQDKATGSDGSWHSLLDESLAALQASAQAFTQFERLSAEAPEAAGALKDSYRLFYDGLKEQAQGLQDNSIDAFFAVPIQAFQADFNEKYLAYQALNERRGDDVKVRQLAALEQARTFALGALATLALIAVGVWFGVSRWVIAPLQRAIAHLNVLAAGDLSRPLPPERAFNREMRQLQTSMGHMQGGLQRLVSEVRDAASGILNGVERLADGNRQLTAQSAKQDGELQLATEHVQQLAARVEENGQYAQQASQRTEQARQCAGAGEQMMQTVNVSMQGIVNQSAEMRGIVALIDSVAFQTNILALNAAIEAAHAGVHGRGFAIVAKEVGLLAQKSSHSTRDIQQLINRSLQQIDQGSQAVDLLTGNLRQIIDLVNKCSALMGEISLASLNQGESIQDVTARIAALNQVARQTGTVVSAVTEASQLLQGESERLENAMARFRLPAQ from the coding sequence ATGGGCTTATTAAGCGGCGTAATTTGCGTTATCGCGCTATTTTCTCTGCTGCAATTGTTTTCCACCGTATTTATTTCCAATATTCTGCGCGACGCCAAGGTTAACCTGGTGGCGGGCGATGCGCTGCATCGCCAACAGGCGACGATGGATCGCGCCAGACTGTCTCTGCTGACGGCCAGCGACAGTCTGAACCGTGCGGGCATCTATTACCTGCAGGACAAAGCCACCGGCTCCGACGGCAGTTGGCACAGCCTGCTGGATGAGTCGTTGGCAGCGTTGCAGGCTTCAGCGCAGGCCTTCACCCAGTTCGAGCGTTTGAGCGCGGAGGCGCCCGAGGCGGCGGGCGCCCTGAAAGACAGCTATCGCCTGTTCTATGACGGCCTGAAAGAGCAGGCGCAGGGGTTACAGGACAACAGCATCGATGCGTTTTTCGCCGTGCCGATCCAGGCATTTCAGGCGGATTTCAACGAGAAGTATCTCGCTTACCAGGCGCTGAACGAACGGCGTGGCGATGACGTCAAGGTACGGCAATTGGCGGCGCTGGAGCAGGCGAGGACCTTTGCGCTCGGCGCGCTGGCCACGCTGGCGCTGATCGCCGTGGGGGTATGGTTCGGTGTTTCTCGTTGGGTGATCGCGCCGTTGCAGCGGGCGATCGCACACCTCAACGTGCTGGCCGCCGGCGATCTTTCGCGGCCGCTGCCACCTGAGCGGGCGTTCAATCGTGAAATGCGTCAGTTGCAGACCAGCATGGGCCATATGCAGGGCGGTCTGCAGCGCCTGGTGAGCGAGGTGCGCGATGCGGCGAGCGGGATCCTGAACGGCGTCGAGCGGCTGGCGGACGGCAATCGACAGTTGACGGCGCAGTCGGCGAAGCAGGACGGCGAATTGCAGTTGGCGACCGAGCACGTACAGCAGTTGGCGGCGCGGGTGGAGGAAAACGGCCAATATGCGCAGCAGGCCAGCCAACGAACCGAACAGGCCCGGCAGTGCGCCGGCGCCGGTGAACAGATGATGCAAACCGTCAATGTTTCGATGCAAGGGATCGTCAACCAATCGGCCGAGATGCGCGGCATCGTCGCGCTGATCGACAGCGTGGCGTTCCAGACCAATATTCTGGCGCTGAATGCGGCGATCGAGGCGGCGCACGCCGGCGTTCATGGCCGCGGCTTTGCCATCGTGGCCAAAGAGGTGGGCCTGTTAGCGCAAAAGAGCAGCCACTCGACGCGCGATATTCAGCAGTTGATCAACCGTTCGCTGCAGCAAATCGATCAAGGTTCGCAGGCGGTGGATCTGCTGACGGGCAACCTGCGCCAGATTATCGATCTGGTGAACAAATGCAGCGCGTTGATGGGGGAAATCTCCCTGGCGTCGCTCAATCAGGGAGAGAGCATTCAAGACGTGACGGCGCGCATTGCGGCGCTGAACCAAGTGGCGCGGCAAACCGGCACGGTGGTAAGCGCGGTGACCGAAGCTTCGCAGCTGTTGCAGGGCGAGTCGGAACGGTTAGAAAACGCAATGGCGCGCTTCAGGCTGCCTGCGCAATAA
- the osmB gene encoding osmotically-inducible lipoprotein OsmB, giving the protein MNIKRAAGVLVVVMATLSVTACGHMSNRDRNTAIGAGVGAVGGAVLTDGSTLGTLGGAALGGIIGHQTSR; this is encoded by the coding sequence ATGAATATTAAACGTGCCGCAGGTGTATTGGTGGTGGTGATGGCGACGCTTTCCGTTACCGCATGTGGACATATGTCCAATCGCGATCGCAACACGGCGATCGGCGCGGGCGTGGGCGCCGTCGGCGGCGCGGTACTGACCGACGGCAGCACGCTGGGCACCCTTGGCGGCGCAGCGCTCGGCGGCATTATCGGCCACCAGACCAGCCGTTAA
- a CDS encoding DUF427 domain-containing protein: MSDLVSASGKPVKIPGPDHPITLTRHPARVVVRAAGQTLADSRNALILQEATYPPVFYFPREDVNRALLQKNEHVSYCPYKGDCSYFSCVLNGEQGANVAWSYEMPYNAVLAIKDHLAFYPDKVAEIRTEA, translated from the coding sequence ATGTCCGATCTCGTTTCCGCATCCGGCAAACCGGTGAAAATCCCCGGCCCGGACCACCCGATCACCTTGACCCGTCATCCGGCGCGGGTTGTCGTGCGTGCCGCCGGGCAAACCCTGGCCGACAGCCGCAACGCGCTCATCCTGCAGGAAGCCACCTATCCGCCGGTGTTTTACTTTCCGCGTGAGGACGTGAATAGGGCGCTGTTGCAGAAAAATGAGCACGTCAGCTACTGCCCTTATAAGGGTGACTGCAGTTATTTCTCCTGCGTGTTGAACGGCGAGCAGGGGGCCAATGTGGCCTGGAGCTATGAAATGCCCTATAACGCCGTGCTGGCAATCAAGGATCATCTGGCATTTTATCCCGATAAAGTGGCGGAGATCCGTACCGAAGCGTGA
- a CDS encoding Rrf2 family transcriptional regulator produces MSTSTRFAVAIHILTNITLCRGQTVRSEDIARSVNTNPTVVRRILGALAEAGLTYSQMGQGGGALLARPAEAISLLDVYRAVEDQPYFMLHRARPNDACYIGHAITPVLEQEFERVGHALEASLAQTSIAEMAGQVERRAGYPFVPCSPQYQADTQ; encoded by the coding sequence GTGTCTACCTCTACGCGATTTGCCGTTGCCATCCACATTCTGACCAACATCACGCTGTGTCGCGGCCAGACGGTGCGTTCCGAAGATATCGCGCGCAGCGTCAACACCAACCCGACGGTGGTGCGCCGCATCCTCGGCGCACTGGCGGAGGCCGGGCTGACCTATTCACAGATGGGACAAGGTGGCGGGGCGCTGCTGGCGCGGCCGGCGGAAGCGATCTCGCTGCTGGACGTGTATCGCGCGGTAGAGGATCAACCGTATTTCATGCTGCACCGTGCCCGGCCTAACGATGCGTGCTATATCGGCCACGCCATTACCCCGGTGCTGGAGCAAGAGTTCGAGCGCGTTGGTCACGCGTTGGAAGCCAGCCTGGCGCAAACCAGCATCGCCGAAATGGCCGGGCAGGTCGAGCGGCGCGCAGGCTATCCTTTTGTCCCTTGTTCACCGCAATATCAAGCGGATACGCAATAA
- a CDS encoding AcrZ family multidrug efflux pump-associated protein, with the protein MLEMIESLATVVVLVPVMVAVLLGAIYGLGEVFNVFSAIGRKNG; encoded by the coding sequence ATGTTAGAAATGATTGAAAGCTTGGCCACCGTGGTGGTCCTGGTGCCGGTAATGGTGGCCGTCTTGCTCGGCGCGATTTACGGCCTGGGTGAAGTGTTCAACGTCTTTTCCGCTATCGGCCGCAAAAACGGCTGA
- a CDS encoding LysR family transcriptional regulator yields MDNLSGVSVFVQAAETLSFVEAGRVLGISASAVGKSIARLENRLGARLFHRSTRSMTLTAEGRLFLLRCQRILGELAAAEREISDTHSAPRGKLRVSLPQVGGLLNPVLAEFVRRYPEIELETDFSDRRVDVIEDGFDAVVRVGETEDSRLMSRQLGTFHLQLVASPDYLRQMGIPHQPAELQGHACLLYKFPSTGKVEPWPIAGWEKLLAEGINARLVCNTVDTLIYLAESGQGIACLPDFAVKRAREQGRLQAILSEHCHHSGSFKVLWPSSKHLTPKLRVFIDTLSARLFRD; encoded by the coding sequence ATGGATAATCTGTCTGGGGTGAGCGTCTTTGTGCAGGCCGCCGAGACGCTGAGTTTCGTTGAGGCCGGCCGCGTGCTCGGCATTTCCGCTTCCGCGGTGGGGAAAAGCATCGCCCGCCTGGAAAATCGGCTGGGTGCACGCCTGTTCCACCGCAGCACGCGCAGCATGACGTTGACCGCCGAAGGCCGGCTGTTTCTGCTCCGCTGCCAGCGTATTCTCGGGGAATTAGCGGCAGCGGAACGGGAAATCAGCGATACGCACAGCGCGCCGCGCGGCAAGCTGCGCGTCAGTTTGCCGCAGGTGGGCGGCCTGTTGAATCCGGTGCTGGCGGAATTTGTCCGGCGTTACCCGGAGATTGAGCTGGAAACCGATTTTTCCGACCGTCGGGTCGATGTCATCGAAGACGGCTTTGATGCCGTGGTTCGCGTCGGCGAGACCGAGGATTCACGGCTGATGAGCCGCCAGCTGGGCACGTTTCATCTGCAACTGGTGGCCTCGCCGGATTATTTGCGCCAGATGGGGATCCCGCATCAACCGGCGGAACTGCAAGGCCATGCCTGCCTGCTGTACAAATTTCCCTCGACCGGCAAAGTGGAACCCTGGCCGATCGCCGGATGGGAAAAGCTGCTCGCCGAGGGGATCAATGCCCGGCTGGTCTGCAACACCGTCGATACCCTGATTTACCTGGCGGAAAGCGGCCAAGGCATTGCCTGTTTGCCGGATTTTGCCGTGAAGCGCGCGCGGGAACAGGGGCGATTGCAAGCGATCTTGTCCGAGCATTGTCACCACAGCGGCAGCTTTAAAGTTCTGTGGCCTTCCAGCAAGCATCTGACGCCGAAACTCAGGGTGTTCATCGATACGCTGAGCGCCCGGCTTTTTCGGGATTAG
- a CDS encoding serine hydrolase domain-containing protein translates to MSEYGSSANAIDGVIEKALREKRLVGAVVLVAQGGEIVYRRAAGMADREAGKPMACNTLFRLASVSKPIVSTAALAMMARGDMQLDDPVTRWLPDFRPRLADGTQPLMTLWHLMTHTAGLSYRFFQPEGGCYARLGVSDGMDEAALSLPENVRRIASAPLLAPPGAEWRYSIATDVLGAVIERASGLPLAQAVKKWVTGPLAMTDTDFLAVDAARLAAAYADHPGEPRRLRQPDRLPFIDGSAGFHLSPARALDPQAYASGGAGMVGSAEDFLRLLETLRQGGGQVLPADWVAALTTNQIGDLPMPFWPGRGFGLGITVLKDPVAAQTPESVGSWRMGGTYGHSWFVDPARQLSVVAFTNTALEGMSGTFVGEICQAVYAATGVPSWA, encoded by the coding sequence ATGAGTGAATACGGATCCTCCGCCAACGCGATCGACGGCGTGATAGAGAAAGCCTTGCGCGAAAAACGATTGGTTGGCGCGGTCGTTTTGGTGGCGCAGGGCGGTGAGATCGTTTATCGACGCGCGGCGGGCATGGCAGATCGCGAAGCGGGCAAACCGATGGCGTGCAATACGCTGTTTCGGCTGGCTTCGGTGTCCAAACCGATCGTGTCCACGGCGGCGCTGGCGATGATGGCGAGAGGAGACATGCAATTGGACGATCCCGTTACCCGCTGGCTGCCGGATTTTCGTCCGCGACTGGCGGATGGCACCCAACCGTTGATGACGCTCTGGCATTTGATGACCCACACCGCCGGGCTAAGCTACCGTTTTTTTCAGCCGGAAGGCGGATGCTACGCCCGATTGGGCGTCTCCGACGGGATGGATGAGGCGGCGCTCAGCCTGCCGGAAAATGTGCGGCGTATCGCTTCCGCGCCGTTGCTGGCACCGCCCGGCGCGGAGTGGCGTTATTCCATCGCCACCGATGTGTTGGGCGCGGTTATTGAACGGGCGAGCGGCCTGCCGCTGGCGCAGGCGGTCAAAAAATGGGTGACCGGGCCGCTGGCGATGACGGATACCGATTTCCTGGCGGTGGACGCCGCGCGCCTGGCGGCCGCTTACGCTGACCATCCCGGCGAGCCACGCCGCCTGCGCCAGCCGGATCGTTTACCGTTCATCGACGGCAGCGCCGGTTTTCATCTGTCGCCGGCGCGTGCGCTGGATCCGCAGGCGTACGCCTCCGGCGGCGCCGGCATGGTCGGTTCGGCCGAGGATTTCCTGCGCCTGCTGGAAACGTTGCGCCAGGGGGGCGGGCAGGTGCTGCCGGCTGATTGGGTGGCGGCGCTGACCACCAACCAAATCGGCGATCTGCCGATGCCGTTTTGGCCAGGGCGCGGCTTCGGCCTGGGTATCACCGTGCTGAAAGATCCTGTCGCTGCGCAAACGCCGGAGTCTGTGGGCAGTTGGCGAATGGGCGGCACCTATGGCCACTCGTGGTTCGTCGATCCTGCCCGGCAGCTCAGCGTGGTGGCGTTTACCAACACGGCGCTGGAAGGGATGTCCGGCACCTTTGTCGGCGAGATTTGTCAGGCGGTTTATGCCGCCACGGGAGTGCCGTCATGGGCCTGA